One window from the genome of Streptomyces sp. NBC_01476 encodes:
- the thyX gene encoding FAD-dependent thymidylate synthase: MPNDLSPEAETPVKFRDDVTVDLIKHSASDSDVLWAARVSTAGEQSLEELTKDPERSKGLLNYLMRDRHGSPFEHNSMTFFISAPIFVFREFMRHRVGWSYNEESGRYRELQPVFYVPGEDRKLVQQGRPGKYEFVHGTAEQHKRVVRAMEESYAQSYAAYQEMLAAGVAREVARATLPVGLFSSMYATCNARSLMHFLGLRTQHELARVPSFPQREIEMVGEKMEAAWAELMPLTHAAFNANGRVAP; the protein is encoded by the coding sequence GTGCCCAACGACCTATCACCAGAGGCCGAGACTCCCGTGAAGTTCCGTGACGACGTGACCGTCGACCTCATCAAGCACAGCGCCTCGGACTCCGACGTGCTGTGGGCGGCCCGCGTCTCCACCGCGGGTGAGCAGTCACTGGAAGAACTGACCAAGGACCCCGAGCGCTCCAAGGGCCTGCTCAACTACCTGATGCGCGACCGCCACGGCAGCCCTTTCGAGCACAACTCGATGACCTTCTTCATCAGCGCCCCGATCTTCGTCTTCCGCGAGTTCATGCGCCACCGCGTCGGCTGGTCGTACAACGAGGAGTCAGGCCGCTACCGGGAGTTGCAGCCGGTGTTCTACGTGCCGGGGGAGGACCGGAAGCTGGTCCAGCAGGGGCGGCCGGGGAAGTACGAGTTCGTGCACGGGACAGCCGAGCAGCACAAGCGGGTGGTGCGGGCGATGGAGGAGTCCTACGCGCAGTCCTACGCCGCCTACCAGGAGATGCTGGCGGCCGGGGTGGCGCGGGAAGTGGCGCGGGCCACTCTCCCGGTCGGGTTGTTCTCCTCGATGTACGCGACTTGCAATGCGCGGTCGCTGATGCACTTCCTGGGACTGCGCACGCAGCACGAGCTGGCCCGGGTGCCGTCCTTCCCGCAGCGGGAGATCGAGATGGTCGGCGAGAAGATGGAAGCCGCCTGGGCGGAGCTGATGCCGCTCACGCACGCCGCCTTCAACGCGAACGGCCGAGTCGCCCCCTGA
- the dapA gene encoding 4-hydroxy-tetrahydrodipicolinate synthase → MVATSTPKAPFGRVLTAMVTPFTADGALDLDGAQRLATHLVDAGNDGLVVNGTTGESPTTSDTEKDQLVRAVLEAVGDRAHVIAGVGTNDTAHSVELARQAERSGAHGLLTVTPYYSKPPQEGLYLHFSTIADATGLPVMLYDIPGRSGVAIETETIVRLAEHPRIVANKDAKGDLAAASWALGRSGLAWYSGDDMLNLPLLSIGAAGFVSVVGHLVTPELSAMLEAYTGGDVTKAAEIHQRLLPVFTGMFRAQGVITTKTALTLRGLPAGPLRLPLLALGAAETEQLRKDLAAGGVHL, encoded by the coding sequence ATGGTTGCGACCTCCACCCCCAAGGCCCCTTTCGGCCGGGTTCTGACCGCAATGGTCACACCGTTCACCGCCGACGGCGCCCTCGATCTCGACGGCGCCCAGCGGCTCGCCACCCACCTCGTGGACGCGGGCAACGACGGTCTCGTCGTCAACGGCACCACCGGAGAGTCGCCCACCACCAGCGACACGGAGAAGGACCAGCTGGTCCGCGCCGTCCTGGAAGCCGTCGGTGACCGCGCCCACGTGATCGCCGGTGTCGGCACCAACGACACCGCGCACAGCGTCGAACTGGCCCGCCAGGCCGAACGCAGCGGCGCCCACGGTCTGCTCACCGTCACCCCGTACTACAGCAAGCCCCCGCAAGAGGGCCTGTACCTGCACTTCAGCACCATCGCCGACGCCACCGGCCTGCCCGTGATGCTCTACGACATTCCCGGCCGCAGCGGTGTCGCCATCGAGACCGAGACCATCGTCCGGCTCGCCGAGCACCCCCGCATCGTCGCCAACAAGGACGCCAAGGGCGACCTCGCCGCCGCCAGCTGGGCACTCGGCCGCAGCGGCCTGGCCTGGTACTCCGGCGACGACATGCTCAACCTGCCGCTGCTGTCCATCGGCGCGGCCGGCTTCGTCTCCGTGGTCGGCCACCTCGTCACCCCCGAGCTGAGCGCCATGCTGGAGGCGTACACCGGTGGGGACGTCACCAAGGCGGCCGAAATCCACCAGCGGCTGCTTCCCGTCTTCACCGGCATGTTCCGCGCCCAGGGGGTCATCACCACCAAGACCGCCCTGACGCTGCGCGGACTGCCCGCCGGCCCGCTCCGGCTCCCCCTGCTCGCCCTCGGCGCCGCCGAGACCGAGCAGCTCAGGAAGGATCTCGCCGCAGGCGGGGTACATCTCTGA